In Candidatus Thermoplasmatota archaeon, the following proteins share a genomic window:
- a CDS encoding type II/IV secretion system ATPase subunit — MLVPQVDDAEVDVVYPTAPGMYAHVHTVDRRQLYTVVEPALEGPEVRLALAAKDAIFQAALYDKPPKGQAELEAAILRLFDKVVAPTKSPGKVQVDPARAPILRYHVLRDIARYGPLEPFMQDPYLEDIQSVGTGYIHVIHKFFDMLPSNVRFEDEGYLDSYLRNLSERIGRPVSDARPIVDATLFDGSRINVVYSDDVSRKGPSFSIRRVHENPLSVTQLIAWKTLTAQIAAYLWLCLENSMSLFVCGEAACGKSTTLNSILQFIPPRSKLYSAEDTPEVRPAHPVWQRLLTRESGPEEARVKMFDLLKAALRSRPNYIVVGEIRGAEGAVAFQAMQTGHPTVASFHASNKVKMIQRLTADPINIPLTFMDNLNVAVFQQALYKKGRLIRRVTAVDEIEGYSEMDGGIMTRPVFVYDAASDRHTFKGMNNSYILEKKIAEQHGYEDPRQIYAELELRTRVLQGMVDHGILETHEVNRLLFAYADKGPACLPFKVDMPEGLPH; from the coding sequence GTGCTCGTGCCGCAGGTGGACGATGCCGAGGTGGACGTCGTCTACCCCACCGCGCCGGGCATGTACGCGCACGTGCACACGGTGGACCGCCGCCAGCTGTACACGGTCGTGGAGCCCGCGCTCGAGGGGCCCGAGGTGAGGCTTGCGCTTGCGGCCAAGGACGCCATCTTCCAGGCCGCCCTGTACGACAAGCCGCCCAAGGGCCAGGCCGAGCTCGAAGCCGCGATCCTCCGCCTCTTCGACAAGGTCGTCGCGCCGACGAAGAGCCCCGGCAAGGTGCAGGTGGACCCGGCGCGCGCCCCGATCCTCCGCTACCACGTGCTCCGCGACATCGCGCGGTACGGGCCGCTTGAGCCCTTCATGCAGGATCCCTACCTCGAGGACATCCAGAGCGTGGGAACAGGCTACATCCACGTCATCCACAAGTTCTTCGACATGCTTCCAAGCAACGTCCGCTTCGAGGACGAGGGCTACCTCGACTCGTACCTTCGCAACCTGTCCGAGCGCATCGGACGGCCCGTCTCCGACGCGCGCCCGATCGTGGACGCGACGCTCTTTGACGGCTCGCGCATCAACGTCGTCTACAGCGACGACGTGTCCCGCAAGGGGCCGAGCTTCTCGATCCGCCGCGTGCACGAGAACCCCCTCTCCGTCACGCAGCTCATCGCGTGGAAGACCTTGACGGCCCAGATCGCCGCGTACCTGTGGCTGTGCCTGGAGAACTCCATGTCGCTGTTCGTGTGCGGCGAGGCCGCGTGCGGCAAGTCCACCACGCTGAACTCGATCCTGCAGTTCATCCCGCCGCGAAGCAAGCTCTACAGCGCCGAGGACACGCCCGAGGTGCGGCCCGCGCACCCCGTCTGGCAGCGCCTGCTCACGCGGGAGTCGGGTCCCGAGGAGGCGCGCGTGAAGATGTTCGACCTCCTCAAGGCCGCGCTGCGGTCGCGCCCGAACTACATCGTGGTGGGCGAGATCCGCGGCGCCGAGGGCGCCGTCGCCTTCCAAGCCATGCAGACGGGGCACCCGACCGTCGCCTCGTTCCATGCGAGCAACAAGGTGAAGATGATCCAGCGGCTCACGGCCGATCCCATCAACATCCCGCTCACGTTCATGGACAACCTGAACGTGGCCGTCTTCCAGCAGGCGCTCTACAAGAAAGGTCGCCTCATCCGCCGCGTGACGGCCGTGGACGAGATCGAGGGCTACAGCGAGATGGACGGGGGCATCATGACGCGGCCCGTCTTCGTCTACGACGCCGCGTCGGATCGCCACACGTTCAAGGGGATGAACAACTCGTACATCCTCGAGAAGAAGATCGCCGAGCAGCACGGCTACGAGGACCCGCGACAGATCTACGCCGAGCTCGAGCTTCGCACGCGCGTGCTGCAGGGCATGGTGGACCACGGCATCCTGGAGACCCACGAGGTCAACCGCCTGCTGTTCGCCTACGCGGACAAGGGGCCCGCCTGCCTTCCCTTCAAGGTCGACATGCCGGAGGGGCTGCCGCATTGA
- a CDS encoding type II secretion system F family protein, with protein sequence MIDLAKTFQTLNMPPSRYVTFYAVPIVAVGIVLALLVPRLVAPLLPEFVAPLVPILLVAFAAGVAILLPVSLADRKRAEINNAIPFFMTHFGVLSTSNIPRAEIIRILGEKKEYNALADEMQRIYSLVSNWNLSLPQACRFVSKTTPSNILADFLERLAHALETGQDLEVFLRNEQSVVMKEYATVYETSIYQLEGMKDLYLSTMMSGVFLVIFAIITPLLTGIDPSQLLVGILFLFFFLEVLFLFMLQSRAPSDRLWHRLDIVTKERNQIQLLVTGGAAAAIVMFFLLPRLLDVPVGLALAVAVTPMAAAGLFAETVEARVKRREDNYAAFVRSLGSSLAAKGGSLREVLKKLMAHNFGPLTTQVHNLFARLTWRLHDVLAWKHFSAESGSNLIEKFNAMFIEGIRAGGKPQAVGEIISTNVTRILNLRKSRYGTAGTFRRLMLGFTAGMAFTLFIGIGMLDVLNSLFGLASVPTTLVPIHLTIDVDTSGIEEMLFFLLVFHALAAAVMLKLVDGGDWSASFVNFVAMVWIAVLISYASKAVMGGIFTFAG encoded by the coding sequence TTGATCGACCTCGCGAAGACGTTCCAGACGCTCAACATGCCCCCGAGCCGGTACGTCACGTTCTACGCCGTGCCCATCGTGGCCGTCGGCATCGTGCTCGCCCTCCTGGTCCCGCGCCTGGTCGCGCCCCTGCTGCCCGAGTTCGTCGCGCCGCTTGTCCCGATTCTCCTCGTCGCTTTTGCCGCCGGCGTCGCGATCCTGCTTCCGGTCTCGCTCGCCGACAGGAAGCGCGCCGAGATCAACAACGCCATCCCGTTCTTCATGACGCACTTTGGCGTCCTCTCGACGTCGAACATCCCGCGCGCCGAGATCATCCGCATCCTCGGCGAGAAGAAGGAGTACAACGCGCTCGCCGATGAGATGCAGCGCATCTACAGCCTCGTCTCGAACTGGAACCTGTCGCTCCCGCAGGCCTGCCGGTTCGTCTCGAAGACGACGCCCTCGAACATCCTCGCCGACTTCCTCGAGCGCCTGGCCCACGCGCTCGAGACCGGTCAGGACCTCGAGGTGTTCCTGCGCAACGAGCAGAGCGTCGTCATGAAGGAGTACGCGACGGTCTACGAGACGTCCATCTACCAGCTCGAGGGCATGAAGGACCTCTACCTCTCGACGATGATGTCGGGCGTCTTCCTCGTGATCTTCGCCATCATCACGCCGCTTCTCACCGGCATCGATCCTTCGCAGCTCCTCGTCGGCATCCTGTTCCTGTTCTTCTTCCTCGAGGTCCTGTTCCTGTTCATGCTTCAGTCGCGCGCCCCCAGCGACCGCCTGTGGCATCGCCTCGACATCGTGACGAAGGAGCGCAACCAGATCCAGCTCCTCGTGACCGGGGGCGCCGCCGCGGCCATCGTGATGTTTTTCCTGCTGCCGCGCCTGCTGGACGTGCCCGTCGGGCTCGCCCTTGCCGTCGCCGTCACGCCCATGGCCGCCGCCGGCCTCTTCGCCGAGACGGTCGAGGCGCGCGTGAAGCGGCGCGAGGACAACTACGCCGCCTTCGTCCGCTCGTTGGGCTCCTCGCTTGCCGCCAAGGGCGGATCGCTGCGCGAGGTCCTAAAGAAGCTCATGGCGCACAACTTCGGCCCGCTTACCACCCAGGTCCACAACCTCTTTGCGCGCCTGACGTGGCGCCTGCACGACGTGCTCGCCTGGAAGCACTTCTCGGCCGAGAGCGGCAGCAACCTCATCGAGAAGTTCAACGCCATGTTCATCGAAGGCATCCGCGCGGGGGGCAAACCGCAGGCCGTGGGCGAGATCATCAGCACGAACGTGACGCGCATCCTCAACCTGCGCAAGAGCCGCTACGGGACGGCCGGCACGTTCCGGCGCCTCATGCTCGGCTTCACCGCCGGCATGGCCTTCACGCTGTTCATCGGCATCGGCATGCTCGACGTGCTGAACTCGCTCTTCGGGCTTGCGAGCGTGCCCACCACCCTCGTTCCGATCCACCTCACGATCGACGTGGACACCTCGGGCATCGAGGAGATGCTCTTCTTCCTGCTCGTGTTCCACGCGCTTGCCGCGGCCGTCATGCTGAAACTCGTCGACGGCGGCGACTGGTCGGCAAGCTTCGTGAATTTCGTGGCCATGGTCTGGATCGCCGTGCTCATCAGCTACGCGAGCAAGGCGGTCATGGGCGGCATCTTCACGTTTGCCGGGTGA
- a CDS encoding DinB family protein produces the protein MDVRRFLAFSDSISERWWDSLARVPAEALRANVDFSYFTPLGILTHVANVEMAWADVIAGEPPEWERHKPTEFTGLGAVRSFARQARARTHGLVASLDDAGLLRLCGPVDPTHAESRPARSHYTVEEILFHILTHEHLHRGEVLASLWHQNVEPPPSNYVDYGTKLR, from the coding sequence ATGGACGTCCGACGCTTCCTCGCCTTCAGCGACAGCATCTCGGAGCGGTGGTGGGATTCCCTTGCCCGGGTCCCCGCCGAGGCGTTGCGCGCCAACGTCGACTTCTCGTACTTCACGCCGCTTGGGATCCTCACGCACGTGGCCAACGTGGAGATGGCGTGGGCGGACGTCATCGCCGGCGAGCCGCCCGAGTGGGAACGCCACAAGCCGACGGAGTTCACGGGCCTGGGCGCGGTGCGCTCCTTCGCCCGGCAGGCCCGGGCGCGCACGCACGGCCTTGTCGCGTCGCTCGACGACGCCGGGCTCTTGCGCCTGTGCGGGCCCGTCGACCCCACGCACGCGGAGTCGCGGCCCGCGCGCTCGCACTACACGGTCGAGGAGATCCTCTTCCACATCCTCACGCACGAGCACCTCCACCGCGGCGAGGTGCTGGCGTCGCTGTGGCACCAGAACGTGGAGCCCCCGCCGTCGAACTACGTGGACTACGGCACGAAGCTTCGCTAG
- a CDS encoding DEAD/DEAH box helicase yields the protein MPEFVQHPRIAASTLERRPFQEAIARACLSRNTLVVLPTGLGKTAIALSVLAERLRQRPGQKALFLAPTKPLAEQHAAFLSRALTQPRVVVLTGETPPSERALLWSSHEAICATPQVVHNDVLAERVDLADCAIVVFDEAHRAVGDYAYPFLAERYRARAPEGRILGMTASPMRAASAPGEAARIGEVCRNLGIEGVEIRTESDPDVRPYVPGIALEWLEVPMPDQLRAVADPIRRALEEDVRALREASLVRAPRVGAAELLKAQAAIQARLREAGDKAPRELYRMASLQARALKANHALELVETQGLQALQAYFERLEQDRSKAAKALLDDPRIRQARILAEGTRVEHPKLRRVALLLREQLEKKPDSRAIVFTHYRDTCELLHQKLAEVEGLRPARFVGQASRGEDKGLSQKEQAAVLQAFKDGAFNVLVATSVAEEGLDIPATDLVLFYEPVASEIRTIQRRGRTGRLRPGRVVVLLAKGTRDEAYYWSAKNKEKRMRAQVDDLRKSFAAVNASLSASAARAPPSASQAPLEAFAPPKSGESEPDGPPGGQSPGGSEASSGPSESPAAIPQGRPPAKPALGSTAAAPPTRLEIIVDHREFTSPVVRELAARDVAVKPAQLPVGDFVLSDRLGVERKTVDDLVDSLVDGRLFAQVKLLRQSYAAPVLVVEGEDLAPARRIPPAALHGALASVVADFGVPVLRTRDAHETAALLYGMARREQKEAGRPVALRGDKRASDPDDELRVVLEGVPGVSAVLAERLLRRFRTLSAVAAADEAELREVEGIGEVLARRIAEIFRRTYRG from the coding sequence TTGCCCGAGTTCGTGCAGCATCCCCGGATCGCCGCATCGACCCTCGAGCGCCGGCCGTTCCAGGAAGCGATCGCGCGCGCGTGCCTTTCCCGCAACACGCTTGTCGTGCTGCCCACCGGCCTTGGAAAGACCGCCATCGCGCTTTCGGTCCTCGCCGAGCGACTGCGGCAGCGCCCCGGCCAGAAGGCGCTGTTCCTCGCCCCCACGAAGCCCCTTGCCGAACAGCACGCCGCCTTCCTCTCCCGCGCGCTCACGCAGCCGCGCGTGGTCGTGCTCACCGGCGAGACGCCGCCCTCCGAGCGCGCGCTCCTGTGGAGCTCGCACGAGGCCATCTGCGCAACGCCGCAGGTCGTTCACAACGATGTCCTCGCCGAGCGCGTCGACCTCGCCGACTGCGCGATCGTTGTCTTCGACGAGGCGCACCGCGCAGTCGGCGACTACGCGTACCCGTTCCTCGCGGAGCGCTACCGAGCCCGCGCGCCGGAAGGCCGCATCCTGGGCATGACCGCCTCGCCGATGCGCGCGGCCTCGGCGCCCGGCGAGGCCGCGCGCATCGGCGAGGTCTGCCGCAACCTTGGCATCGAGGGCGTCGAGATCCGCACGGAATCGGACCCCGACGTCCGACCGTACGTGCCCGGCATCGCGCTCGAATGGCTCGAGGTTCCCATGCCCGACCAGCTCCGCGCCGTCGCGGACCCCATCCGCCGCGCGCTCGAAGAGGACGTCCGCGCGCTGCGCGAGGCGAGCCTCGTCCGCGCCCCGCGCGTGGGCGCCGCCGAGCTCCTGAAGGCGCAAGCCGCCATCCAGGCGCGCCTTCGCGAGGCCGGCGACAAGGCCCCCCGCGAGCTCTACCGCATGGCGAGCCTCCAGGCGCGCGCGCTCAAGGCCAACCACGCGCTCGAGCTCGTCGAGACGCAGGGCCTCCAGGCGCTGCAAGCGTACTTCGAGCGGCTGGAGCAGGATCGTTCGAAGGCGGCAAAGGCCCTCCTCGACGACCCTCGCATCCGCCAGGCGCGCATCCTCGCCGAGGGCACGCGGGTGGAGCATCCGAAGCTGCGGCGCGTCGCCCTTCTCCTGCGCGAGCAGCTCGAGAAGAAGCCGGACTCGCGCGCGATCGTCTTCACGCACTACCGCGACACGTGCGAGCTTCTCCACCAGAAGCTCGCCGAGGTCGAGGGCCTCCGCCCCGCGCGCTTCGTGGGGCAGGCCAGCCGCGGCGAGGACAAAGGCCTCTCGCAGAAGGAGCAGGCCGCCGTCCTGCAGGCGTTCAAGGACGGCGCGTTCAACGTGCTCGTCGCGACGAGCGTCGCCGAAGAGGGGCTCGACATCCCCGCCACCGACCTCGTCCTTTTCTACGAGCCCGTGGCAAGCGAGATCCGCACGATCCAGCGCCGCGGCCGCACCGGCCGCCTGCGACCCGGCCGCGTCGTGGTGCTCCTTGCCAAGGGCACGCGCGACGAGGCCTACTACTGGAGCGCGAAGAACAAGGAGAAGCGCATGCGCGCGCAAGTCGACGACCTGCGGAAATCCTTCGCGGCCGTGAACGCAAGCCTGAGCGCAAGCGCCGCCCGCGCGCCCCCGAGCGCCTCGCAGGCGCCCCTCGAAGCCTTTGCGCCGCCGAAGTCCGGCGAATCGGAACCCGACGGGCCGCCGGGGGGCCAAAGCCCTGGAGGAAGCGAAGCTTCCTCCGGGCCCTCGGAATCGCCCGCGGCGATTCCGCAAGGCCGCCCGCCGGCGAAGCCGGCGCTCGGCTCCACGGCCGCCGCCCCGCCGACCCGCCTGGAGATCATCGTCGACCATCGCGAATTCACGAGCCCCGTCGTGCGCGAGCTTGCGGCAAGGGACGTCGCCGTGAAGCCCGCGCAGCTCCCCGTGGGCGACTTCGTGCTCTCCGACCGCCTGGGCGTCGAGCGCAAGACCGTCGACGACCTCGTCGACAGCCTCGTCGACGGACGCCTCTTCGCGCAGGTGAAGCTCCTTCGCCAAAGCTACGCCGCGCCCGTCCTCGTCGTGGAAGGCGAGGACCTCGCCCCCGCGCGCCGCATCCCGCCCGCGGCCCTGCACGGCGCGCTCGCCTCCGTCGTCGCCGACTTTGGCGTGCCCGTGCTGCGCACGCGCGACGCGCACGAGACGGCCGCCCTCCTGTACGGCATGGCGCGGCGCGAGCAGAAGGAGGCCGGGCGGCCCGTCGCGCTGCGCGGGGACAAGCGCGCCTCGGATCCCGACGACGAGCTCCGCGTCGTGCTCGAAGGCGTGCCGGGCGTCTCGGCCGTCCTCGCCGAGCGCCTGCTGCGCCGCTTCCGCACGCTCTCGGCCGTCGCCGCCGCCGACGAGGCGGAGCTTCGCGAGGTCGAGGGCATCGGCGAGGTGCTCGCGCGCCGAATCGCTGAAATCTTCCGCCGCACGTACCGGGGCTGA
- a CDS encoding acyltransferase — MRRTTTRESPGPANSLQYWRRIVPLRRVARNWLCNKLARDLPSFRAKNWLYRRMGVKVGDNVSVAWAATMDVLFPELITLEDDCIVGYNTTILTHEFLRREWRTGPVVVGKGATIGANCTILPGVKIAPGAVVSAHSLVNSDVEGFVGGVPARPLRQSGREAAAESKKEGGVGGFFPPHGR, encoded by the coding sequence ATGCGACGCACGACCACGCGCGAGAGTCCGGGTCCCGCGAACTCGCTGCAGTACTGGCGGCGGATCGTCCCGCTGCGCCGCGTGGCGCGCAACTGGCTTTGCAACAAGCTCGCGCGCGACCTGCCGAGCTTCCGCGCCAAGAACTGGCTGTACCGTCGCATGGGCGTGAAGGTGGGCGACAACGTGAGCGTGGCGTGGGCGGCCACGATGGACGTCCTGTTCCCCGAGCTCATCACGCTCGAAGACGATTGCATCGTGGGCTACAACACGACGATCCTCACGCACGAGTTCCTGCGGCGCGAGTGGCGGACGGGGCCGGTCGTCGTGGGCAAGGGCGCCACGATCGGCGCCAACTGCACGATCCTGCCCGGCGTGAAGATTGCGCCCGGCGCGGTCGTCTCCGCGCATTCGCTCGTGAACTCGGACGTCGAGGGATTCGTCGGCGGCGTGCCCGCAAGACCGTTGCGCCAAAGCGGCCGCGAAGCGGCCGCAGAGAGCAAGAAAGAGGGGGGCGTGGGGGGATTCTTCCCCCCACACGGGCGGTAG
- a CDS encoding cobalamin B12-binding domain-containing protein, with protein sequence MLVAKPGLDGHDRGAKVIARALSDAGFEVIYTGLRQTPEQIAAAAVQEDVDAVALSILSGAHMALFPRVLELLRERDAGDIPVVGGGVIPEDDARELKRAGVREIFGPGTSTQEIVAFFRKELDAA encoded by the coding sequence ATCCTCGTGGCAAAGCCCGGCCTCGACGGGCACGACCGCGGCGCAAAGGTGATCGCGCGCGCGCTCTCGGACGCGGGCTTCGAGGTCATCTACACGGGGCTTCGCCAGACGCCCGAGCAGATCGCCGCTGCCGCCGTGCAGGAGGACGTGGACGCCGTCGCGCTCTCCATCCTCTCGGGGGCGCACATGGCGCTCTTCCCGCGCGTGCTGGAGCTTCTCCGCGAGCGCGACGCGGGCGACATCCCCGTGGTGGGCGGGGGCGTCATCCCGGAGGACGACGCGCGCGAGCTCAAGCGCGCGGGCGTGCGGGAGATCTTCGGGCCGGGGACGAGCACGCAGGAGATCGTGGCGTTCTTCCGCAAGGAGCTCGACGCGGCGTGA
- the meaB gene encoding methylmalonyl Co-A mutase-associated GTPase MeaB has product MTSSAPSVAQLVSRLREGDARAAGRLITLLENDGGGASEALSLLHPLGGRAHVIGVTGAPGTGKSTLVDKLVALARTQGRTVGVVAVDPSSPFTGGAVLGDRIRMQRIATDPGVFVRSLATRGALGGLSRATGDAVAVLDAMGKDMIFVETVGVGQDEVDVVKTADTVVLVTAPSLGDEIQAFKSGIMEIGDVFVVNKADLPGADQAAVEIESALSLAEEAHGASPRWRPPVLRTDASRGEGAKEVLSACGRHWAWLAEAGGLAQRRASKREAEILDLARERVAQWARSDPQARTLLAALAREVAQRRIDARNAASVLLSRFRE; this is encoded by the coding sequence GTGACGTCGTCGGCCCCTTCCGTGGCGCAGCTCGTTTCGCGCCTTCGCGAAGGCGACGCGCGCGCGGCCGGGCGCCTCATCACGCTTCTTGAGAACGACGGCGGGGGCGCCTCGGAGGCGCTCTCGCTCCTGCACCCGCTGGGCGGGCGCGCGCACGTGATCGGCGTGACGGGAGCGCCGGGGACGGGCAAGAGCACGCTTGTGGACAAGCTCGTGGCGCTCGCGCGCACGCAGGGGCGGACGGTGGGCGTCGTGGCGGTGGACCCGTCGAGCCCGTTCACGGGCGGCGCGGTGCTGGGCGATCGCATCCGCATGCAGAGGATCGCGACGGACCCGGGCGTGTTCGTGCGAAGCCTTGCCACGCGAGGCGCGCTCGGCGGGCTCTCGCGCGCGACGGGCGACGCGGTGGCGGTGCTCGACGCGATGGGCAAGGACATGATCTTCGTCGAGACGGTGGGCGTGGGGCAGGACGAGGTGGACGTCGTGAAGACGGCCGACACGGTCGTGCTCGTCACGGCGCCCTCGCTGGGCGACGAGATCCAGGCGTTCAAGTCGGGCATCATGGAGATCGGCGACGTGTTCGTCGTGAACAAGGCGGACCTTCCCGGCGCCGATCAGGCCGCCGTCGAGATCGAGTCGGCGCTCTCGCTTGCGGAGGAGGCGCACGGGGCGTCGCCGCGTTGGCGTCCGCCGGTGCTGCGCACGGACGCTTCGCGGGGCGAAGGCGCCAAGGAGGTCCTCTCCGCGTGCGGTCGCCATTGGGCCTGGCTTGCGGAGGCGGGGGGGCTCGCGCAACGCCGGGCGAGCAAGCGCGAGGCCGAGATCCTCGATCTTGCGCGCGAGCGCGTGGCGCAGTGGGCGCGGTCCGACCCGCAGGCGCGCACGCTCTTGGCCGCGCTGGCGCGCGAGGTTGCGCAGCGGAGGATCGACGCGCGTAACGCCGCAAGCGTGCTTCTGTCACGCTTTCGCGAGTAG